Proteins from one Dermacentor variabilis isolate Ectoservices chromosome 1, ASM5094787v1, whole genome shotgun sequence genomic window:
- the LOC142586712 gene encoding uncharacterized protein LOC142586712: MNTISTDKELPSRRRQTPRRAGAGTASRGRNTSSILAFLRSHQACTHGLTCDRATSSGTMAPSCLCATPKPRRALASTFTCFSSVGNCWTGGPAHRNCTGESTSKDGARSSICRLCKPRRRGGTCRQPAHLKQPP; the protein is encoded by the exons AACACAATATCTACCGACAAAGAATTACCGAGCAGACGCCGCCAAACTCCACGgcgagctggtgcaggaactgCGAGTCGGGGTCGCAATACGTCTTCGATTCTCGCGTTTCTCCGGTCTCACCAAGCCTGCACTCACG GTTTGACATGTGATCGTGCGACGTCATCGGGCACTATGGCACCTTCGTGCCTTTGTGCCACACCCAAGCCCCGAAGGGCCCTGGCAtctaccttcacat GTTTCTCTTCAGTAGGGAATTGCTGGACAGgtggaccagcgcaccggaattgtactggcgaatctaCAA gcaaggaCGGTGCAAGAAGCAGTATATGCAGACTCTGCAAGCCAAGACGCCGTGGAGGCacatgcag gcagccagcacacctcaaacagccaccttga